One Jannaschia sp. GRR-S6-38 genomic window carries:
- a CDS encoding c-type cytochrome, which produces MSKLAKMLVPALAGTAALVGVAYVGANRIAPPLVPYQAPVPVAETQPEASDAAVEAMVAEVKAPPVPADGTARIVQAAAPAPEAAPEPVVLDLGRPALPEEVAAWDIDIRPDGAGLPEGSGDVWTGEELYVDNCAVCHGDFGEAIGRWPVLAGGQGTLTRDRPVKTIGSYWPYLSTVYDYVHRAMPFGNAQSLSDDEVYAITAYLLYLNDLVDDDFVLDRETLAGFEMPNQDAFYMDDRAETEYLEFIGEPCMENCRETVEITARAAVVDVTPEDEAARIAREAAATGTDSGVTEADAAVEVAAAAAEAVTEDGATPLAATATEDGPDPELVAAGEAVFKKCASCHQVGEGARNRTGPALNGIVGHPVGAIEGFRYSNALKTLADAGTVWDANELAAFLAAPRDYAPGTKMSFRGLTSQEDLDAVIAYLGTFEE; this is translated from the coding sequence ATGTCGAAATTGGCTAAGATGCTGGTGCCCGCCCTGGCCGGCACCGCCGCGCTGGTCGGCGTCGCCTATGTCGGTGCCAACAGGATCGCGCCGCCGCTCGTGCCCTATCAGGCGCCGGTGCCGGTCGCCGAGACCCAGCCCGAGGCGTCCGACGCGGCGGTCGAGGCGATGGTGGCCGAGGTCAAGGCCCCGCCCGTGCCCGCCGACGGCACCGCCCGGATCGTCCAGGCTGCGGCCCCCGCACCCGAGGCCGCGCCCGAACCCGTGGTCCTGGACCTCGGCCGGCCCGCGCTCCCCGAGGAGGTCGCCGCCTGGGACATCGACATCCGCCCCGACGGCGCGGGTCTGCCCGAGGGCTCTGGCGACGTCTGGACCGGCGAGGAGCTCTATGTCGACAATTGCGCCGTCTGCCACGGCGATTTCGGCGAGGCGATCGGCCGCTGGCCGGTGCTGGCGGGTGGGCAGGGCACGCTGACCCGCGACCGCCCGGTCAAGACGATCGGCAGCTACTGGCCCTATCTCTCGACCGTCTACGACTACGTCCACCGCGCCATGCCCTTCGGCAACGCCCAGTCGCTCAGCGATGACGAGGTCTACGCGATCACGGCCTACCTGCTCTATCTCAACGACCTCGTGGACGATGACTTCGTCCTCGACCGCGAGACCCTGGCGGGCTTCGAGATGCCCAACCAGGACGCCTTCTACATGGATGACCGGGCCGAGACGGAATATCTCGAATTCATCGGCGAGCCCTGCATGGAGAATTGCCGCGAGACGGTCGAGATCACGGCGCGCGCCGCCGTCGTCGACGTCACTCCCGAGGACGAGGCCGCGCGCATCGCCCGCGAAGCCGCGGCCACCGGCACCGATAGCGGCGTGACCGAGGCCGATGCCGCGGTCGAGGTCGCCGCCGCCGCGGCCGAGGCGGTCACCGAAGACGGCGCCACGCCGCTTGCCGCCACCGCCACCGAGGACGGGCCGGACCCCGAGCTCGTCGCGGCGGGCGAGGCCGTGTTCAAGAAATGCGCCTCCTGTCACCAAGTCGGCGAGGGCGCGCGCAACCGCACCGGCCCGGCGCTCAACGGCATCGTCGGCCATCCGGTCGGCGCGATCGAGGGCTTCCGCTACTCGAACGCGCTCAAGACGCTGGCCGATGCCGGCACCGTCTGGGACGCGAACGAGCTCGCCGCCTTCCTCGCCGCACCCCGCGACTACGCGCCCGGCACCAAGATGTCCTTCCGGGGCCTGACCTCGCAGGAGGATCTGGACGCGGTGATCGCCTATCTGGGGACCTTCGAGGAATGA